Proteins from one Streptomyces sp. NBC_00289 genomic window:
- a CDS encoding polysaccharide pyruvyl transferase family protein, with protein sequence MKRILLRSGKSPYDVVPVEEALHRDVIATNSGNLIFSDAAHKILETPDTEVVSNRMRIDPAAAGRINEEYDAFVVPLANAFRLSFEPALQKLTRLITKLKIPVVVVGVGAQSSLDYNPDRLKAMEPSVREFVAAVLDRSASIGVRGEFTERYLKDMGFRDVEVIGCPSLFMYGKELAVRKGPSALSADSRIAINGSHSAVRTQGLDQVIRRTHARYPNLRYIAQNLSDAKQLHWRDLSHSNGKVKGMPSHPDHPMYAEDKVRIYIDPVTWIDDLRDFDFSFGSRIHGNIAALLAGTPATVLTADSRTLELCRYFDIPHQRIDQIPEDLDPARLYEEADFTKLSSGHQERFERFTGFLDKNGLRNTFTHGDGGAAFEARMRKLSFPAGIGPWNDIDLTSITTRFGFLESRITQLSKDNAQLKRDVARAKAIPKQTVVSLKPSQDASSSSVYRRARRAVGRPLRRLQPGRD encoded by the coding sequence GTGAAGCGCATACTCCTCAGATCGGGGAAGAGCCCCTACGACGTCGTCCCTGTGGAGGAAGCCCTCCACCGCGACGTCATCGCCACCAACTCCGGCAACCTGATCTTCAGCGACGCCGCACACAAGATCCTCGAGACTCCCGACACCGAGGTCGTCTCGAACCGCATGCGGATCGACCCGGCCGCGGCAGGGCGGATCAACGAGGAGTACGACGCGTTCGTCGTACCGCTCGCCAACGCCTTCCGGCTGTCGTTCGAGCCCGCGCTGCAGAAGCTCACGCGGCTCATCACCAAGCTGAAGATCCCGGTCGTCGTGGTCGGGGTGGGGGCCCAGTCCTCGCTCGACTACAACCCGGACCGACTGAAGGCCATGGAGCCCTCGGTACGCGAGTTCGTCGCCGCGGTGCTCGACCGCAGCGCCAGCATCGGCGTGCGCGGCGAGTTCACCGAGCGGTACCTGAAGGACATGGGTTTCCGGGACGTCGAGGTCATCGGCTGCCCGTCCCTCTTCATGTACGGCAAGGAACTCGCGGTGCGCAAGGGCCCGTCGGCGCTGAGCGCCGACTCCCGGATCGCGATCAACGGTTCCCACAGCGCGGTGCGCACCCAGGGCCTGGACCAGGTCATCCGCCGTACCCACGCCCGCTACCCGAACCTGCGGTACATCGCCCAGAACCTCAGTGACGCCAAGCAGCTGCACTGGCGGGACCTGTCGCACTCCAACGGCAAGGTCAAGGGGATGCCGTCGCACCCGGACCACCCGATGTACGCGGAGGACAAGGTCCGCATCTACATCGATCCGGTCACCTGGATCGACGACCTGCGCGACTTCGACTTCTCCTTCGGCTCCCGCATCCACGGCAACATCGCGGCGCTGCTCGCGGGCACCCCCGCGACGGTGCTGACCGCCGACTCGCGGACGCTGGAGCTGTGCCGTTACTTCGACATCCCGCACCAGCGCATCGACCAGATCCCCGAGGACCTGGACCCGGCGCGGCTGTACGAGGAGGCCGACTTCACCAAGCTGTCCAGCGGCCACCAGGAGCGTTTCGAGCGCTTCACGGGCTTCCTGGACAAGAACGGCCTGCGGAACACGTTCACGCACGGCGACGGCGGCGCGGCCTTCGAGGCCCGCATGCGGAAGCTGTCCTTCCCGGCGGGCATTGGCCCCTGGAACGACATCGACCTCACGTCGATCACCACGCGGTTCGGCTTCCTGGAGAGCCGTATCACGCAACTGTCGAAGGACAACGCGCAGTTGAAGCGGGACGTGGCGCGGGCCAAGGCGATTCCCAAGCAGACCGTGGTGTCCCTCAAGCCGTCCCAGGACGCGTCGTCGAGCTCGGTCTACCGCCGCGCCCGTCGTGCCGTCGGTCGTCCGCTGCGCCGCCTGCAGCCGGGTCGCGACTAG